CGCTCTTTATCTGCTTGGACAAACTAAAtagtcattttcttttcacggTCGACGGAAAACCTCTGTAACATTAATTGTTTCGCGGATTTCTAAAAACCACTCGAATAACTCagctgaaacaaagaaaacaatatttaaatcTACAACTCTAAAAGACAATTCTCAATTCAGTTTCGCAGCATTTCACTTGTATTAGAAACAGCTAGTTGTAAAGTTAATTATCGATAGGCCACACAGCGCAAAAGCTAGAGACTGTGAGTGTGGCAAAGTCTGGGAGTTTCTCTTTTTATCGGCCTGCAGGGACGCGCACTGAAGAGAATTGACTCAGAAGAAATCTACAATTTCGATGCGGTCAAAGTTATATCCATTCTATTGTTGGCAAAAACGTGCTCGAACCGAACATGTGCTAAATCacacgtttttttttgtttagagTTTGCAGCGGAACTTCAGGGCGAGAAGCGCGCCAGCGAAGCACTATTGGTAAGGAAATTGGTAATCCATCAAGCCAAGAAAATTTTCTTGTGACTCCACCATACGAACGTCCTTCCTCCGTACAGACTCTTGGGCAAGGGAAGGGGCGTCTCAATATCACCTGTGATTCTGGGTGTTCTCAATTTTCGTGTACTTCTTGAGGTCACACTcagatcaaaatttggttaaATAAGAACTAGTTAGCCCTCATAACAAGAATGGTATTATTGACCAAAATACAAGGGCTCAGCTATGGAGCTTCGATTTAAGACCTGGCTAAATctatttatgataattatacGAATTAATGTTTAGAGTTATTGGAATAAACTTAATGGAAGAATCAGAGGGTCTAAAAAAGGAGCCTTGGGAACTCTTGTCGTTTATTCTATTTGAAAACATGGAAATGCCATAGAGACAATGATAGGTCATTAATTAGGCTGTGCGGCACACAGCAAAACGACTTCAGAAATTTTTCCACTCAATAGTATATTGTTTTAAAGGCTTAAATGGTATGTATCCACAACAAAGGTTTTATACCACGAACAATATCTCCCAACAAAATTGCTGCGATTTCGGTACGGCTTAGTACTCAAAGGGGCTGTTATTTCAGTTCAATTTATCACATTAACCTTATCGGATTCATCAAATCAAAATAGAGTTTGACTAATGGTCGTGGGTCATGGGTCGTGGGTACAAgtcgtgggtgtgggtgtaagtaatattactaattaagaattaataatgatatgcATGTCTGTGTGTGAGTTCAATTAGTAGCAGAAAGAGATTCTGTTACTTTTAATTGTAATactttattgatttatttttaacctgCCCTGCAGTACTGCGAACAGAATCGAGAAAGAAACGAGTGCCTTGTTATTCGTCCCGTCGTCTTTTGAAACCACTCAGAGTCAGGATATTGGtatgaattttttcattttgttaaataaGCTTACATTGTGAAGTTagattgattgatttattCATCACTTTTCTTTTGGATCTAAAACTAAGGGTACTTGTTCCGATGGTGCTTATATCGTTGCTAATGCAATGAATGGTTACGACAATAACTTTTGTTAGAAAGCTTTCCTTGCCTTTCAGTCGTTTGAGTACGGAAAAGATTTTCATGGTTGAGCGGATATTATTCAATGGATTCTAAACAGTCGTGTGCTCGGTTTGacccataacaaaaattaggAACTCGAGGCGAAATCGTCTTCTTACTTGACGATAGCTATGTTAGCTGAAACCAACAGCGCGTGATCATTTGCTGGATTTGCATCCAAGGGCAAGCCCTTCCATCCGCTTATCGAGCAGCTCGGTACACTTTATGCTCTTATCAACGGCGATCCCTAGGAGTAGGAGGTGTGACCCCGAGAGgcggggagggggggggggggggtgagcCAGCAGACATAAATGGGCATGGCGCGggatttgtttattttaagccCGCGATGGGGAATTGAATTGCTCTTGTACTTTCGTAGCAAGATTACCGGGGAAAGACCATCGGGATTCGTGATGCCGCTGCCGTATTGGCGATAGAGCTGCAAACGAGTGCTGTTCAATAGCTCTTATCggagttatcagcggttttaacacataaacgaggctaaagggtccTTTTacattgtattgaccctttagcctcgtctgcacgtagctgcaaacaaaggaggctttgcccgtgggcgcaactgcgataacagccATCGTAGATGCTAATTATTATCTTAAGTATCACTTTTCGGCTCATGCTTGGTCTGAAACCAGTGAAATTACCGGATGACGtaaaacaaagtaaacaaaagaGGGAAGAGACCACTAAACAATAGCGAAACCCCAAAACGAGCTAACGAGACAAGGATAAAATATCACAGGTTCTTACGCCGCAGTAAACCCCATTTTTCTTGTAGTTTTAAGTAACAACaggttttttggttttgttttattttattttatattattattattttttttttgaagcgCTGCTGATGGGTATGGTACTGTGGGATAATCTTGATTGCATACTTATTTGTAATGTAAATCTGGCTAGAATAAAGAATACCTCTTGCCTGATGTTTGTGGATCAGAGGTGTGTAAAACTTTGTTGTAACAAACACGGGAGCACGAAAACCTAGATTTCATTGTTGTCTTTTTATTGTTGTGTTAGCttcttcttaaaaaaaaaaactatggtAAAAGTTTTAatacttcttttctttttttttctggcaaaGAAGGTAGTGCTCTTAGATGGGAAGGAGTGTTTTATCCTCTTAAAGTTTATTGTTTCAGCAGTGTCATTAAATCAAATTGAAGCTGTGCTTCAAAGGCCTAACTTTGCACAGAAATATGAACATTGGCACAAAAGGGATCATGAAAGGGGTATTTATAGCGAGATCATGATGGACAAGTGCGGAAAGACCTCATGAGATAGATTTGATGACTTGAAGACTTTTCTGGCATTTGCTTTTACTTTAGATTGGTTTCAACCTTTCACAAGACGAAGCTATGTTTCTGTGCGGTCATTTATTAAGTTCTGCTACTTGCCAAGAGAAGAATGCTTTAAGAGGGAAAATGTTATTTTAGAAGGTGTTATACACAATATGAAAACTATGCCAAAGAGCCTCAACCCCGGCAGACATCCCTTCAACTAGGAAACTTTGGATTCAAGGGGCACTCAACGGAAAGAGCATGCTCTATatgttttaaaagttttcCTGGCTCAGTGAGGACTGGGAGATATTTCTCTGCATTTGGACGAGAGCATCGGTTACAGAGGTGTAATAGACTGATTTAGCAAAGACAACGCGACGTCAAATATCGACGTGATGATGCGCGGAGTAGTCTGGATCCGACTTCTGGTGCCAATGTTGACGTTGTCAGGTCAAGGTCGCGTTTCGTTCACGACGGCAATTCCCTGGTTTTCACGTCGCGGTCACAACGTCTGGATTTTTGTACTGTTTTCAAGttgaaaaggtaaaaaaaaaaattatccttATATGTAAAGTGATATTTTATGATATAatttttgtatcttcaaatgGGAAAGCGAGTTTTTAAGCTATTTTGATACCACGCTAAACTTATAGCGTGACAACTCAAACAAAAAGTTGTCTCGATTATCCAAGCGGTTTCCCGGCTTTTGACCAAACCTTCATTGGCCTTTGAACTGCTTCCGGTGCCTTTTTACTGGGCTACCCCTACTGGGGAAGCTCAGTTTAAAATTCGGTCGTTCATCGGTGTAAGAAATGGTATTCCCATGGGACGTTTGTTATGTTGTacaatttcattggcttcATCGTGATCTCTTCGAGATGTGTAACTTACATGGCGTGCTGTCATTGGCTTCAACTGGAAATAACGTAATACTTCCCAATTACACGTGTTATCGGTCGTTTCATGATCTGCGCGGTTCTTTGGTGCACGTGAAGGAAAATCAATATGTTTAAAGTTTGCATGTTTAAGTTATCACACCTTTCGAAGTTTTTACGTGGTAGACGGAGGAAAAAGTTGCTTTCGAAGtgcggacttgccggatatgagctgataataaccaactcggcctacggcctcgttggttatatatatcagctcatatccggcgcgtcctcgaagaataactgttaagtaAGTATTCATCTGTTTTTCGGTTCGTGACTGTGTTTGatcattttcttattgttattgtgTTATTGTGAACGTTTATGCGTTGCGTGACAATAAAATGGCGACCCGTAGGTCAAACGAGTAATGATGGCTCATGTTTTTGCTAACAATGTGTCGAAGCTCTCAAGtgatatattttcttttaaacatcAAAACTGTTTCTGCTGCTTAACGGCCGCCATTCGGCTCCATACAAAGCTCTGTGAAATTTGGGTGAGACACATTTTCGTGTGAGTATCGTGTGAATGAATCTTGGTGACGgggttgtttttgcttttatatGAACCATCCAGATTCATGACTTAATTCAACATGCCATTAGGGACAGCGCGTCACCCAGGCCGAAAATGTACTGGACACGAACGTTCGAGGGGTTGGTACCTAGTCTCGGTACAATTAGTAACTCTTACCTCGTTTTACCTTTTTAGCGGGAAACTTGAGTAcctgaataaaataattcgGTTCAATACCTCTATTGTTCGTATGAAAATGAATCCTTGTGAGGAAATTCGCCGAAGACAAATGCCACAAACCTTTCAAGAGGAGATGAAATGGTTCACTAAAGGCTTTCATCAGCCTAAAACAAGGCGCGAAATATCTTCAGCAACTATCGATGCATTTCTAGCTATGATCCGCGATAAACCCTTTGGCGATCTTCGACCAACATACGGTTGCTGGTCCGGTTGCTAGTCTCATGTTTTGTCCATTCCaaagttgtttcagttgtgtCAAAAATCCCATTCACATTTTCGTCCCCACAGTTAACTTCCTCTGCATAAGTAAAACATCTCAAGGTTTAGAGAAACTACAAGACTAACACTCCTACATTGTCGTCACAGACAGTGAAATTTGGCGATTTTTTACTGCTTAAATGCAGCGAGGAGGAATTAATaaggatttttttccttttatatttccataaaagaaaaacatgcagaGTTGATCAAGGAATTAAAAGTATTCTGCCATATGAAGTCATGCTCATTTGCCACAAGCAACACCcaaaacaatcaaaacaataaattgcaaaaaataaataatttattattgataGTTACATAATGAAGTTCAAACATGTGAAGAAAACTGTCTTCTAAATGAagactttgttgttaattaaTGTTATGAGCATTGATTTGATAATATTGTGCCTATTTTTTGATAAACCTGTAAACAGTGTTCAGTTGTCTCTTAACTTCCAAAGTTAGggttaaccctaaccctaaccttaaaTAGGATTTGCAGATGACCTTCCATAGATTTTCTTGAGACTGCACAATGTCATTCATCACAAAGAAAGTAAATAGGTGCTaagacaaaaaagttattttgtaaGCAGCATCAGTAGGACCATAGATGGACATCCTTCTCCATGGTATAATCCCCTTTGGACTGTTATACTGTCTCCTGTGTATTTGTAACCCGGAATTGCATAGTGTGTTATGCACAGGAGCCTTGCAGGGTGTGGTGGGGGAATTGTGAGCCAGTTTAagtgaaaacagttttgctagAACCAGTCCAATGAGGCTTCAGCTTCTGCTGTCAAGCCTGTAATAATTACTTAAGGCTAACTCTTACTTATAATTAGGTATTTTGAAATACAGTTAatctgttttgttattttcacaaGACATTAAGACATGTGATGCTctcaaatgacaaaaaaaaattacaatgaTTAGTTCTGATCCTGTATTGGTTCATCTTTATTCTAGGGTTTAAGGAAAGAGATGCAAGAAATATGAAAAGATCATTTCCATGGGAATCTACCCCAATTCGGTGACCTGTGTCAAACGTTACTTATACAGCTATATGAAAGCAAACTTTTCTCAAAAGGCTCGGCGtgaaaaataacattattttgaagtttaactttctgtataaataataaaagtaacaataataatgataataatgataataataataatgagcacAATTTTGTGTCTAAATATTGTGCACCTAAACACACGTTACCAAAGAACAATGGAAAGTaacgaaaaaatgttttgcaatttttgtttgttatcttATCCCACATTTATTTCTCCCAGAGCCCTGGAGTGGGTGGTGTGGCCCTCACAATACACATACAACATTTCAGTATGTGACCTGGACTCCTTAATTTCCATCTAACTGTGACTTGAAGTAGGTTATGCTCACACCATCCTGCACAAATGATAACTTCAGCAACGAGACTGAATTACTCAAGCACtaacagagcaataaagattTCTGATTTTGACATTAAAATATTCATCAGCAACTGTTACACATGTGGGAGGCATCAATGGCctataaatttaattttaaatagaGATCCTAAAAGGACACATTAGTTTTTGTTgagtgataattattattttcctaaCCTAATGTTAGCTCTATAGTATAGTTCTCAGTATTGTGTATGTCCCTGAAATTTTGGCAAATTACTATATTACACTGCCCCAGATTAGATGACATTGTGATTAGATGCATGCAGCTGTATACACACGAAAACCTAGTTCTTCCTTTGATGAACAAAAGAGAATTTGACATGAGATCAATAGTCAGTTAGGCTTTGTTCCACGCAATCTTTCAATTGAATGATTAGAGTATACTTTTAACACTTCCATAAActttgtgtgagaaaaaaaaaacgatgtcTAAATTGTAAACTTTCCTAACcgtatttcaaaatattaaaaccCTGTTTATTCATGTTGAATGGGGCTGATCTTGAGCCTTGAACAATTCAAGACTGCGTAATTTGTTATCTCGGGAGTACTTTCGTGGATTTCGTGAAGTATCTTGTGCTTAGAAACCAGTCTCCTTcttgcaaatttcttttagtgtcCAGTACATTTTCGGCCTGGGTGACGCGCTGTCTCTAATGgctgtgatttttatttttggatgGCGTGAGTGGATGAACAATTTATCCGAGCGCAACGCGAAACTGGAGTGACAGGATGATGGAGTTGTTTCATTGCTAGCGTTAGAAATGCATTGTTATTCTACCCAAGAACAAGGACACTTTTGTTAAGAGCTACACGAAACTTCGGCCGATAACATGGCATTAACAAAGTTGCAAGCGGTCTGCAATTTAAGACTCTTAAACctaaatttgttttgcataTTATATGTCCCAGACATGAGGCGACCTTTTAGGTCAAGATGTTTTGGTACTTGTCACTTTTGAATTAAAACCAGCCCGCATCGATATAAGTTGCACGCAATTGTACGTAAATTAAAGGAGCTGAAACTTCGGTCTTTTCttatctttcttattttataaTTGTCCGCCGTCCGCATCTGCACTTAACAAGTCACGGGCCGCTTCGAAAGACAAATCTTTGCCAGGCTTTCTTACAGCAGGAAGTATCGCATCGATTTATGTTCACACGTAAAACCTATTGTCTATTTAATTGTTGGCTGTATGGCATTGGCATACGTTTCAGCTCAAACAATTTGAAACGCACAGCCCGTTGTGGCAGCGATCTTCTAGAGTACGTACAAGTTAACCAAGTTATGCAGAAGCTGCGGAAGAGGAAAGTTTGTAAATACTTTAAGGTATTGCCAAGAAAAGTGTTTCAAAATTGTCAAGCTTTTCACTAATTACAAAGCGACACTTGTTCGATTTTTGCACCGATCAAATCGCTTTTTCACGAGTTTAAAACATCGATTTACTCAAAGAagtgttgtttacaatttCTGTCCAAACGAAAACAAGTCGTTTCATCGGATATCTTCTGTATCGAAACATAGATCATTTACAAACAATCGTATTTAACAGTCATTCTTCGAgaacgcgccggatatgagctgatatatataaccaacgaggccgtaggctgagttggttattatcagctcatatccggcaagtccgagaagaataactgttttagtaaattttcaagcaattctctttattttttcgggtgaaacctcctcaaatcgtgacattttctttaccgaacacgccgcgaaaaaattttttccgacctccaaaatttcagcacaagaaattcgccatcagtttttccttatttggtcaaacttaacgataatggctcatatcatgggcttagggaaccaatcagaaagctggaaaatcattatcctgagctaaacaTTAACtaaatacatacatatatatatttaagcaatagaaaacgttttccgtgtttacatagcctgatataaacacgagaggggttgcgagaattcgagacatttatgcaaaccctcgacttcgtctcgggtttgcataactgtcgagaattctcccaacccctcgagtgtttacatcaggctatgcaaacacaggaaaaaagtttcctattgcttttataaaataacttcctctaaaaactgcaacgcgggaaaagatgaaaaattcattttacttatcaaaacgtatcttcctacaacattaatttgacaatgggatttctcaactcaccaatcaaaactctgatcaatcaaaatttaaactgactctgaccaatcaaaatttaaaatctctttcgatgtggcgtgtgtacaactttacgtcacacgaccgtgtttacatactctcatgcaaacacgcctctcggccaatcagagcgcgcgtactatcttagttattttatatatatatatatataaatgtggacgtggagtctaccttggcataaagtgctcaatgctgtggtagcagagctaggaatacataagttgaacgattaaagatgacgcatcgattctctgttactctgagtttcgcgcctaagcgctcgtcagacagaacttctggtgtctgacgagcgcttaggcgcgaaactcagagtaacagagaatcgatgcgtcatctttaatcgttcaacttatgtatatatatatatatatatatatatatagatttgTAGAGTTGGATTATTTGGTCGAAGACATTTattgctactcagagtttcatgCTCCTTCCGGAGCAATCATCAGGCAACTGCCAAACGGATACAAAAGATGAtgtacaaaatttaaaaatacagACAATGCCTACTAGCGTGACGTGCAGAAATGTGATAGCTAAGCGAGTACGTTCTTTAACAGGAATTTCTTAGAATGTCTACAATTAGTTATTAGTTCGCTTCTGTTGTTCAGCGTTGACATATCGGGTTTATAgataataaaatacttttcCCATAAACACAAATTACATCTCTTGCTTATATTAGAATATGATCGGGCCTGTTTTACCTTCCGCCATTTGATGTTGTACGGGATACTCTTATCTTTTAGACTCCAAATATATTTACTTAATTCAGTTGCATGCTTATACCGCTCGTTCTTAAAGGAACAGACgtggtttctgtatcttaATTTAAAGGTTGTATCGCAAAGACCAATGTATGTCTCTCTTGAGGTTGTTGTCGTGACTTCGGCTTGGTAGATCATGTTTTGGTCGTTGCATTTTCCGTCCATGGGGCACATGCTCGGGTTGCGGCAGTTACAGTTGCTATCATTGGTAGGATCAGATTTGTTGATTTGAGCTTTGTTGTGGTTGGATATAATGGTTTTGATGTTTGTCATACAGCTGTAGCTTAATTTAAGCGTGTTCCTGTTGAAAATTTTGTGAAGTGAGTGTGAATTAGGGAAGTGTTGATCAATGAGAGTGAGGAAGCACTTTCCTACATTTATTTTGACGTTTTTGCTGAAGGGTGGATTGTACCAAAGAATGTTTCTTGGTCGGTTCTTCCGTGAGTGCTGTATCTCTTTGCGTGGCTCACTGTAAGACAGGTTGTAATTGTAACCGCTTTTATTGAGGGCTTCTTGGTACACAGTTTTGGCGTTGTCAAAGCAATGTCGGTCCGATGATATTTCTGAAAGCCGTTTGTTGATGGAATCTGGGATGTTTTTCAGGATAGATGGTGGGTGATTGGATTTCTTGTGCACGTACAATGGAACGTTACCTTCCTTTGTGTATGGATAGTGTTTGCCACTCTGCAGATCAAGCGTGACGTCTAGAAAATTAACGAtggttttgtttgcttctatCGTTATCTTTAAGTCATTTTCACGGAATATCTTGCACAGTTCTTTTTTGATCTTCTCAATTTCTTTTGGTGTTTTGTTAAAAGCCGCTAGACCATCGTCACGATAGAGACCGATGCTTTGGCCGTACTTGTCGGTAAGAAGGGATAACAGGTAGCAGCCGACCAATTCGCACGTTTCAGCGCCATCAAAAGAACCCATGGTGACATCGAAGAGATCgtttgaagattttttctCCCATGAAGAATCGCTGCTAAACAACAGCGAGCGTTTTGCGTGTAAGATGATGTCACGCTCATGTCTACTGATGGGTCGGTACTTACTAGTGAAGTCAAGGGCCTTTGAGAGCAACTTCTCGTTGATGGAAGGATAAAATTCACATACGTCGAAACATATGAACGACAACTTCTATTTATTCTCTAAGCTGTTGAACCATTTTAAAACGCTGGCCGTGTTCTTCCACTGGTTGATTTGTGTGCCGCTGATGACGGCGGAGTTAATTTCATCAAGGATGTGCTTGCTAACTACACCAATTTCAGACTTGGAAGGATTGCTACAGCTACAGCTGTATGACAAACATCAAAACCATTATATCCAACCACAACAAAGCTCAAATCAACAAATCTGATCCTACCAATGATAGCAACTGTAACTGCCGCAACCCGAGCATGTGCCCCATGGACGGAAAATGCAACGACCAAAACATGATCTACCAAGCCGAAGTCACGACAACAACCTCAAGAGAGACATACATTGGTCTTTGCGATACAACCTTTAAATtaagatacagaaaccacGTCTGTTCCTTTAAGAACGAGCGGTATAAGCATGCAACTGAATTAAGTAAATATATTTGGAGTCTAAAAGATAAGAGTATCCCGTACAACATCAAATGGCGGAAGGTAAAACAGGCCCGATCATATTCTAATATAAGCAAGAGATGTAATTTGTGTTTATGGgaaaagtattttattatcTATAAACCCGATATGTCAACGCTGAACAACAGAAGCGAACTAATAACTAATTGTAGACATTCTAAGAAATTCCTGTTAAAGAACGTACTCGCTTAGCTATCACATTTCTGCACGTCACGCTAGTAGGCATTGTctatattttcaaattttgtacatCATCTTTTGTATCCGTTAATTTTGGCAGTTGCCTGATGATTGCTCCGGAAGGAGcatgaaactctgagtagcaatAAATGTCTTCGACCAAATAATCCAACTCTACAAATCTACATTGCTCTAGTTTACCTATTGAGC
The DNA window shown above is from Acropora palmata chromosome 7, jaAcrPala1.3, whole genome shotgun sequence and carries:
- the LOC141886026 gene encoding uncharacterized protein LOC141886026; its protein translation is MKSLQRNFRARSAPAKHYCTANRIEKETSALLFVPSSFETTQSQDIDWFQPFTRRSYVSVRSFIKFCYLPREECFKRENVILEGVIHNMKTMPKSLNPGRHPFN